The DNA window TTCAAGACGGCCTCTCCCCTGAAGGAAGTCAGGCGATGGGTCGACGAGAATAAAGGAGAGAACAAGAGCCCATATACGTTTAAGCAAGTCTTGACGCCGGCGCCCAACAAGAACATTGATGCGACAGAGGAGAACAGGGCGCTCGGCGAACTTGGTTTGGTTCCGTCTTCAACACTAGTTTTGATTCCCGTCCAGAATTATTCGACCGCCTACCCCGGCGAGAAGGTGCAAaattcctccttcttctccaagttTCTGCGGACGATTCTCGGCTTCTTCGTATGGATCTTGAGCTTGGTTGGCCTGGCTGGTGGTGAGCACCGTGCGGAGGAGGCCCCAAGTAAtagagagaggaggagtgAGCGGGAACGAGCATCGGATGCAACGGCGCGAGCTGTTTCTGaggagaggcggcggcgtgtTCGAGGCTTACAGAATTTGGCGGACCGGCAACGCGATCACCAGCTGTATAATGGGAACTCGGTATGTATCGCTTTGTCTCTTCACCAAAGGTCTTGTACTTGCTTGTGATCCAAGTGACCAAACTAACCATATACTGCCTATAGCTAAATTTTGAGCCGCGGCCAGACGAAGACGAATCATGAAAGATGCAGGAGAAACGAGTGTACGATAAAGCTACGCGTGTATGAGCTGCATGGCATATTCTTGCATCTGGGGATCGTCTTTTTTGGCTTAATTGGCGTCTTTGTTActgatttctttcttcataaTGGGATTGTTCTTATTGGGATTGTATTATACAACTATAAGCTTCAAGAGCCGGGCGTTTCTATAgggtttttttccttcttcctttcttaTTTGATTTCTTGTAATAAAGCAAATTCTCTGTATGCGCCTCTCCTCGCATCCGTAAAAGTGCTTTCCTATGCTGCCGTGATAGTATTAAGCATCCAATGCCGACGTCATCGTAGCTAATAGTCTGCTTTATGTCTGTACGTAATGCCCCATTCCCGGTATGGGCACATGTGCGTTTTCGTATATACAAGCGTGCTCGTCTCGATATATAGTCTTACatgattcttcttctcattcgCTTCTTCGCATGAAATCCTTCAGGCCATGCCCTCCCTCTCCTTCCTCTAGTACTGgctggcagcagcctggcaggccttgagctgctcgagatACCAGCTGCAGATCTGCATGTTGCCGCCGTTCTCGTCGAGGCACTTTGTGAAGTTCTGGGCGGCGCCGGCGCAGTTGttgtactgctgctgctcctggggagcggcctgggcctggacGGGAGCAGCAGGTTCGGAGGAGCCGCCGCTGAAGAGGCCGCCGATGGCGTGGCCGACGGATGAGCCAATGGCGACACCGCTGAGCGAGAGAAATGTTAGCTTACAAGTGCCTCTCTGTGTTACAAGTTTGCGATTATGACAATCTTCCGACACTGGACGGGTCTCGAACAAAAGGACAGGCAACTAGCAAAaacgaggaagagaattCAACGTACGCAGCAGTGCTGGCCATCTGGCCAAACAGTCCGGGGCCCTGGGAAGCCTGCTGAGGAGGAGCCATGGCCGTGGGAGCGtgttgctgaggaggagcagcCATGGTGGTCGCagggcggcgctgctgaggCGCGGGAGCAGAGACGGTGGGGCGCGAAGGAGCGCGAGCGGAAGAACGTTGGCGAGgcatggcgatggtggtTTTGTGGTGTTGAGGGGAGGAAAGGGTATGGATGTGAGTCGTAGATTTCGGCGATGcgaaagatgagagaagatgtATAAATGCTGGGGGAAGGATTTATCGGGCCAATGGGAGGGGCCGTGATTGCGCCCGTGGCAGGCGTTAGTGGTTTAGTGCCCCGCTACATGGATTTCCTTGGGGCGGGACGGAGGGCCGAGAATTTCCAGCGGCGAGAATGTTCTAAAGCCGATATAGAGATGGACAGTTGACACCTAAGCCGAGGTCCTGATGGTGTAGGTAAGCTGGTATTTTATTGGTGTAATATATTCTAGTTTTCAATCAGACAATATTACTCGATACCTATACAATAAAGACGGTAGTAATTTTGTATGCAAATGCAGCCAGGTAGTCTTCAATCCAGACTCTTGCAGACCAATCTCTAATA is part of the Trichoderma atroviride chromosome 1, complete sequence genome and encodes:
- a CDS encoding uncharacterized protein (EggNog:ENOG41), whose translation is MPRQRSSARAPSRPTVSAPAPQQRRPATTMAAPPQQHAPTAMAPPQQASQGPGLFGQMASTAAGVAIGSSVGHAIGGLFSGGSSEPAAPVQAQAAPQEQQQYNNCAGAAQNFTKCLDENGGNMQICSWYLEQLKACQAAASQY